One window of the Lytechinus pictus isolate F3 Inbred chromosome 5, Lp3.0, whole genome shotgun sequence genome contains the following:
- the LOC129262226 gene encoding COP9 signalosome complex subunit 2 yields MIKINFQLGNYDEMMTKYKLLLTYIKSAVTRNYSEKSINSILDYISTSKNMQLLQEFYETTLMALKDAKNDRLWFKTNTKLGKLYYDREEFNKLAKILKQLHQSCKNQDGTDDLKKGTQLLEIYALEIQMYTSQKNNKKLKALYEQSLQIKSAIPHPLIMGVIRECGGKMHLRECEYEKAHTDFFEAFKNYDESGSPRRTTCLKYLVLANMLMKSDINPFESQEAKPYKNDPEILAMTNLVSAYQNNDINEFEKILKNNRRNIMDDPFIREHIEDLLRNIRTQVLIKLIKPYTRIHIPFISRELNIDVAEVESLLVQCILDNTICGRIDQVNQLLELDQKSKDTARYHALDRWTVQLASLQQSVGNKMA; encoded by the exons ATGATCAAGATTAATTTTCAGCTG GGAAACTATGATGAAATGATGACAAAATACAAGCTACTATTAACATACATCaag AGTGCAGTAACGAGAAACTACTCCGAGAAGTCTATTAATAGCATCTTAGACTACATCTCTACTTCCAAGAACATGCAACTGCTTCAAGAATTCTACGAGACGACCCTCATGGCCCTTAAGGATGCCAAGAATGACAGGTTATGGttcaaaacaaatacaaag cTTGGAAAACTGTACTATGACAGAGAAGAATTCAACAAGCTAGCAAAGATCTTAAAACAGTTACACCAGTCATGTAAA AACCAAGATGGCACAGACGATCTCAAAAAGGGTACCCAACTTTTAGAAATCTACGCACTTGAGATTCAGATGTACACATCACAGAAGAACAACAAGAAACTGAAAGCTTTGTATGAGCAATCTCTACAAATCAAGTCTGCAATACCTCATCCACTTATCATGGGTGTTATCAGAG AATGTGGCGGTAAGATGCATCTGCGTGAGTGTGAATACGAAAAGGCACATACAGACTTCTTTGAGGCTTTCAAGAACTATGATGAATCAGGTAGTCCTAGGAGAACAACATGTCTCAAGTACTTGGTCTTAGCAAACATGCTCATGAAATCAGATATCAACCCGTTTGAATCACAAGAG GCTAAACCGTACAAGAATGATCCTGAGATCCTAGCAATGACGAATCTAGTCAGTGCCTATCAGAATAACGATATCAATGAGTTTGAGAAGATCTTAAAGAATAACAGACGGAACATCATGGATGATCCCTTTATAAGAGAGCACATAGAAG ATCTACTGAGGAATATCAGGACACAAGTCTTAATCAAACTCATCAAACCTTACACAAGAATCCATATTCCTTTCATTTCAAGA GAACTTAACATAGATGTAGCAGAAGTTGAAAGCTTACTAGTTCAGTGTATATTAGATAA TACAATATGCGGGAGGATAGACCAGGTCAACCAACTATTGGAATTAGATCAAAAATCAAAAGACACAGCACGCTACCATGCACTAGACAGGTGGACGGTACAACTAGCATCTCTACAACAGTCAGTGGGCAACAAGATGGCTTGA